A genomic segment from Pediococcus acidilactici encodes:
- the tagD gene encoding glycerol-3-phosphate cytidylyltransferase, with amino-acid sequence MTKVITYGTFDLLHKGHVRLLKRARELGDHLTVCLSTDEFNAVKGKKAYTPYEDRKYILEAIKYVDEVIPERGWDQKINDVKENDIDIFVMGDDWKGQFDFLKDYCKVIYLPRTEGISTTKIKRDLGLGDYKKD; translated from the coding sequence TTGACAAAAGTAATTACTTACGGGACTTTCGACCTGTTGCATAAAGGGCACGTCCGGTTGTTAAAGCGGGCACGTGAATTAGGCGACCATTTGACAGTATGTTTATCAACGGATGAGTTTAATGCAGTTAAGGGGAAGAAAGCTTACACCCCGTACGAAGACCGAAAGTACATTTTAGAAGCGATTAAATATGTTGACGAAGTGATTCCAGAGCGCGGATGGGATCAAAAGATAAATGACGTTAAGGAAAATGATATTGATATTTTCGTAATGGGCGACGACTGGAAGGGTCAATTTGATTTTCTCAAGGATTACTGTAAAGTTATTTATTTACCACGGACCGAAGGAATCTCGACAACTAAAATCAAGCGTGATTTAGGTCTTGGTGATTATAAAAAAGATTAA
- a CDS encoding AI-2E family transporter yields the protein MFEKFRKTPLMYWSLELLIIATLLWVCTKIDFLFSPIGTFISTVFMPLILATFLYYMLHPLVNLLMKVHYKKFRITRTWAVVLVFVGFLLLIVWGISSFLPSLIDQISQMLGNLPMIAKKLQVAIPQMVDHSWLRKVDFDPYLKNLNSEIGQYAEQFLANMTNSIGNIIAALTNITVIVITVPIILFYMLKDGYKLIPTISRIVPEHNRKNVLDLFYSMSDTLSSYISGQVIECIFVGTFTVIGYMIIHQPYGLVLGVIAGICNIIPYVGPYFGIFPSLLVAIAQSPEQVISVIIVVLIVQQVDGNLIYPNVIGKSLQIHPLTIIILLLVAGKLAGILGMILAVPTYAIVKVLINFIHHIWVLDREKIEEKVKPEK from the coding sequence ATGTTTGAGAAATTTCGTAAAACGCCCTTAATGTACTGGTCGCTGGAATTATTAATCATTGCGACCCTACTGTGGGTTTGTACAAAGATTGATTTTTTGTTTAGCCCAATCGGGACGTTTATTAGTACGGTATTCATGCCGTTAATCTTAGCGACCTTCTTGTACTACATGCTGCATCCGCTGGTTAACTTATTAATGAAGGTCCACTATAAAAAATTTCGAATAACCCGAACTTGGGCGGTTGTGTTGGTGTTTGTAGGGTTCTTGCTGTTGATTGTTTGGGGAATTAGCTCCTTTTTACCAAGTTTAATTGACCAAATTTCCCAAATGCTGGGGAATTTACCAATGATCGCTAAGAAGCTACAGGTGGCCATTCCCCAAATGGTTGATCACTCCTGGCTGCGCAAAGTTGATTTCGACCCGTACCTCAAGAACCTGAATAGTGAAATCGGGCAGTACGCGGAGCAATTTTTGGCGAACATGACTAACAGTATCGGTAACATTATCGCCGCCCTTACCAACATCACGGTAATCGTGATTACGGTGCCCATTATTTTATTTTACATGTTGAAGGATGGCTATAAATTAATTCCGACGATTTCCCGGATTGTGCCGGAACATAACCGCAAAAATGTGTTAGATTTATTTTATTCAATGAGTGACACGCTATCCTCTTACATTTCCGGACAGGTAATTGAATGTATCTTCGTGGGAACCTTCACCGTGATTGGCTATATGATTATTCATCAGCCGTACGGGTTGGTGCTCGGCGTGATCGCGGGGATTTGCAATATTATCCCGTACGTCGGTCCGTATTTCGGGATTTTTCCTTCGCTGCTAGTGGCGATCGCCCAGTCGCCCGAACAGGTGATTTCAGTAATCATCGTGGTTTTAATTGTCCAACAAGTGGACGGAAATCTAATTTACCCGAACGTAATCGGTAAGTCCTTGCAAATTCATCCGTTAACCATCATTATTTTACTGTTGGTAGCGGGAAAACTTGCGGGAATTTTGGGGATGATTTTGGCGGTACCGACCTACGCGATTGTTAAAGTTTTAATTAATTTTATCCACCATATCTGGGTTTTAGACCGGGAAAAGATTGAAGAAAAAGTTAAGCCAGAAAAATAG
- a CDS encoding DUF402 domain-containing protein, translating to MSQYSDGPKEGEYIAIKSYKHDGSLHRTWRETMVLKNSQDEFIGCNDHTVVIEDNDRRWVTREPALVYFNKHTWFNVVAMIRDNGISYYCNIASPYVLDREALKYIDYDLDVKVFPNGERRLLDTDEFEQFSRQWHYSADTIQILLDSVRELTDWINKKRGPFSVEFINIWYKRYLNIAERNTR from the coding sequence ATGTCTCAATACTCAGATGGACCAAAGGAAGGCGAGTATATTGCGATAAAAAGCTATAAGCATGATGGTAGTTTGCATCGGACTTGGCGTGAAACAATGGTTCTGAAAAACAGTCAAGACGAGTTCATTGGCTGTAACGATCATACGGTGGTGATTGAAGATAACGATCGTCGCTGGGTGACCCGGGAACCGGCGCTGGTTTATTTTAATAAGCATACTTGGTTTAACGTGGTGGCCATGATTCGGGATAACGGGATTTCCTATTACTGTAACATTGCGTCACCATATGTTTTAGATCGCGAAGCCCTCAAGTACATTGATTACGATTTAGATGTTAAGGTGTTTCCCAATGGCGAACGGCGCCTCTTGGATACGGACGAATTCGAGCAGTTCAGCCGGCAGTGGCACTATTCCGCAGATACGATTCAGATTTTATTGGATAGTGTTCGGGAACTGACGGATTGGATAAATAAAAAGCGTGGACCGTTTTCGGTTGAGTTTATTAATATTTGGTACAAACGTTATCTGAATATAGCGGAGCGCAATACTCGGTAA
- the recX gene encoding recombination regulator RecX: MININSEETKKITKITAQKRAGRYNVFLDGEYAFPISEETFIHFRLGKGMAITSTLLKEIGEYETNAEAYNIALTYITGQLRTENEVRQKLRQQDYEESVIEAVIAKLADLNLLDDQEYAKSYVRTMMRTGDKGPRYLINHLRQKGVLENDLQAGLQLFTDAEQVALAVRVGQKLQKRHQNRAVRQQQLKVRQNLMQKGFTSEIIDRALAEIEFAVDSDAEYEKLRKLGERLLHRYQGQPEYQRTTKIKRSLYQKGFEMELIERFLNENDS; this comes from the coding sequence TTGATTAACATTAATTCTGAAGAAACTAAAAAAATTACTAAAATTACCGCGCAAAAACGGGCGGGGCGTTACAACGTTTTTTTGGACGGTGAATACGCATTTCCAATTAGTGAAGAAACCTTCATTCACTTTCGGTTAGGTAAGGGAATGGCCATCACTAGCACGTTATTAAAAGAAATTGGCGAATACGAAACCAATGCCGAAGCATACAACATCGCGCTGACCTATATAACTGGCCAGTTACGCACGGAAAATGAAGTACGCCAAAAATTGCGTCAGCAGGATTACGAGGAGTCGGTAATTGAAGCGGTGATTGCTAAGTTAGCTGACTTGAATTTATTAGACGATCAGGAATACGCCAAAAGCTACGTTCGGACGATGATGCGGACGGGCGATAAGGGGCCCCGGTACCTAATTAATCATTTACGGCAAAAAGGGGTGCTGGAAAACGACTTGCAAGCGGGATTGCAGCTATTTACCGATGCTGAACAGGTGGCTTTAGCAGTCCGGGTCGGACAGAAGCTGCAAAAGCGGCACCAAAATCGCGCGGTACGGCAGCAACAATTGAAGGTGCGACAAAACTTAATGCAAAAGGGGTTCACCAGTGAAATTATCGACCGGGCCTTAGCTGAAATTGAATTTGCGGTGGATAGCGATGCGGAGTATGAAAAGCTACGTAAATTGGGGGAACGGCTGTTACACCGGTACCAGGGGCAACCGGAATACCAACGAACCACTAAAATTAAGCGGTCGCTGTATCAAAAGGGCTTTGAAATGGAATTAATTGAACGTTTTTTAAACGAAAATGATTCTTAA
- a CDS encoding flavodoxin, with the protein MPTAKVVFATITGNNEDCADIITEALEDLGVEVDETEISQTDAAELKDYDINVIVPYTYDEGALPEEGLDFYDDLADLDLSGKIYGVAGSGDTFYEEFYCVAVDKFSEALTKANATKGTADLKINLAPESQEDLDHLDQFAQDLVDAYNAQN; encoded by the coding sequence ATGCCAACTGCAAAAGTTGTTTTTGCTACCATCACTGGTAATAATGAGGACTGTGCTGACATCATTACCGAAGCTTTAGAAGATTTAGGCGTGGAAGTTGATGAAACCGAAATTTCACAAACCGACGCTGCCGAACTTAAAGACTACGACATTAACGTCATCGTCCCCTACACCTATGACGAAGGGGCACTGCCTGAAGAGGGGCTCGACTTTTACGACGACCTCGCCGACCTTGATTTGAGCGGCAAAATTTACGGAGTCGCTGGATCAGGAGACACATTCTACGAAGAATTTTACTGCGTCGCCGTTGATAAGTTTAGTGAAGCTCTCACTAAGGCTAACGCAACTAAGGGAACTGCCGATCTTAAGATTAACTTAGCTCCCGAATCGCAAGAGGATCTTGATCACCTAGATCAATTCGCCCAGGACTTGGTTGACGCCTATAACGCCCAAAATTAA
- a CDS encoding N-acetyltransferase yields the protein MEKDYLIRLEKPADYRKTEAMVREAFWNVYRPGCYEHYVLHVLRKSSEFVPQLNLVMEKDHQIIGQICFVKAKLVGKNGNEAPVLTFGPLSIAPAYQRKGYGKKLLNYGIAQARKWGASALCIEGNLAFYKHAGFEIATTKGIRYASEPENVELPYFLAKELRKGFFEQVQGALYYTPSAYYVSESDVNKFDQQFPPKEKRVLPGQLA from the coding sequence ATGGAAAAAGATTATTTGATTCGGTTAGAAAAACCAGCTGACTATCGGAAAACGGAAGCGATGGTCCGGGAAGCCTTTTGGAACGTTTATCGGCCAGGTTGTTATGAACATTACGTATTACATGTTTTACGCAAAAGTTCCGAGTTTGTCCCTCAACTTAACTTGGTAATGGAAAAAGATCATCAAATTATCGGGCAAATTTGCTTTGTGAAGGCAAAATTGGTTGGTAAAAACGGCAATGAAGCGCCCGTTTTAACGTTTGGACCGTTATCAATTGCCCCGGCTTACCAACGGAAGGGGTACGGGAAAAAGCTGCTCAATTATGGCATTGCTCAAGCACGTAAATGGGGTGCCTCTGCACTATGCATTGAAGGCAACTTAGCCTTTTATAAACACGCTGGTTTTGAAATTGCGACCACCAAGGGAATTCGTTACGCAAGTGAACCTGAAAACGTGGAACTCCCATATTTTTTGGCAAAAGAATTACGGAAAGGCTTCTTTGAGCAAGTACAAGGAGCGCTATACTACACGCCCTCAGCGTATTACGTCAGTGAAAGCGACGTTAATAAATTTGACCAGCAATTTCCGCCAAAAGAAAAGCGCGTCCTTCCCGGGCAACTAGCTTAA
- a CDS encoding DUF3841 domain-containing protein — protein sequence MIMWTNQPYSVYVQLMERKVFSCDETQQSNLKDNDNFQIAYCWMVEQMKDKVNFPPSGVKYPIWAWYKQNYAHRPPDFRRRLDYEDQVCIEIEVPENLVLLSDFEKWHFVLNDWYLPNASGEAEWLQQEQWFDGLSKETQRLYKQKSWQKIFDVTPRKGEWTANGRDIQGCFWVLKSEYVRKVWRLQKGCKTKLIQGALK from the coding sequence ATGATTATGTGGACAAATCAACCATATTCGGTGTACGTGCAACTAATGGAAAGGAAAGTTTTTAGTTGCGATGAAACACAACAATCCAATTTGAAAGACAACGATAATTTTCAAATTGCCTATTGTTGGATGGTTGAACAAATGAAAGATAAAGTTAATTTTCCGCCTAGTGGGGTAAAATACCCAATTTGGGCGTGGTATAAGCAAAATTATGCTCACCGGCCCCCAGATTTTAGAAGGAGACTAGATTATGAAGACCAAGTCTGCATAGAAATTGAGGTGCCTGAAAACTTAGTATTGCTAAGTGACTTTGAAAAATGGCATTTCGTGTTGAACGACTGGTACCTGCCCAATGCAAGCGGGGAAGCAGAATGGCTTCAGCAAGAACAGTGGTTTGATGGGTTATCAAAAGAAACGCAACGTTTATATAAACAAAAATCGTGGCAAAAAATTTTCGATGTTACCCCTCGAAAGGGTGAGTGGACAGCAAATGGCCGGGACATTCAAGGATGTTTTTGGGTTTTAAAAAGTGAGTACGTCCGTAAAGTTTGGCGCTTACAAAAAGGATGCAAAACTAAATTAATACAGGGAGCCCTTAAATAA
- a CDS encoding Mrr restriction system protein: MTKNKTIEAENLIMKESLIAMRKLGGKVTRKDIRREIRDHSEVISEKRVDEVRTSKKTGNQYHPFEYDFNFAIKHLILAGFINTDDNRTLELAEKGRSIDLDQFDAFRDVRPLSEPKFSGQKKPTNIEKVTETVDDTDNDVDEPWRQELLNALAKMNPHKFELFCRGLLKQMGIDIDDKIGVQYIADGGLDGFGYVQSDDYRTTRVALQAKRWNGKVSAPEIDKFRGAMDKYNAEFGIFITNSDFTREAINTAKEGTRIITLINGDEVCNLVAKYQYYVEEVVTYRLKSFYTDFN, encoded by the coding sequence ATGACAAAAAATAAGACGATTGAAGCCGAAAACTTAATTATGAAAGAATCGCTGATTGCCATGCGTAAACTTGGTGGTAAAGTAACTCGAAAAGATATTCGTCGGGAAATCAGAGACCATTCAGAAGTAATATCTGAAAAGCGGGTCGATGAGGTTCGTACGTCTAAAAAGACGGGGAATCAGTATCACCCTTTTGAATATGATTTTAATTTTGCAATAAAACATTTGATTTTAGCAGGATTTATTAACACTGATGACAACCGAACTTTAGAACTGGCTGAAAAAGGACGGAGCATTGACCTCGATCAATTTGATGCATTTCGGGATGTTAGACCCTTGTCGGAACCTAAATTTTCTGGACAAAAAAAGCCTACAAACATTGAAAAAGTAACAGAAACAGTTGATGATACGGATAATGATGTAGATGAGCCTTGGCGACAAGAATTGTTAAATGCACTTGCTAAAATGAATCCTCATAAGTTTGAATTGTTTTGTAGAGGGCTTTTAAAACAAATGGGGATCGATATAGACGATAAAATTGGGGTACAGTATATCGCTGATGGTGGATTGGATGGCTTTGGATACGTACAATCTGATGATTATCGAACTACTCGAGTAGCTCTACAAGCGAAACGCTGGAATGGAAAAGTATCTGCGCCAGAAATCGATAAATTTCGAGGGGCGATGGATAAGTATAATGCTGAGTTTGGAATATTTATTACCAATTCGGATTTTACACGAGAAGCAATTAACACAGCTAAGGAAGGAACTCGAATCATTACGTTGATTAACGGTGATGAAGTTTGCAATCTAGTGGCCAAGTATCAATACTATGTCGAAGAAGTAGTGACGTATCGGCTTAAGAGCTTTTATACCGACTTTAATTAG
- a CDS encoding multidrug efflux SMR transporter, with translation MHYIELIFAIPCELVGTNLMKLSAGFTKISFSAGTLGAYALCFYFLSLSLRGITLNVAYATWGGAGIVLATLLSYLVYHEETSGTQLFGIVLIVIGVILANLAGNH, from the coding sequence ATGCATTATATTGAATTAATTTTCGCAATCCCTTGTGAACTAGTAGGAACTAATTTAATGAAATTATCCGCGGGTTTTACCAAGATTAGCTTTTCTGCCGGCACTCTGGGTGCTTATGCACTTTGCTTTTATTTTCTGTCGCTATCTCTTAGAGGAATTACATTAAACGTTGCTTATGCTACTTGGGGCGGTGCAGGAATTGTTTTAGCCACCTTATTGTCCTATTTAGTCTATCATGAAGAAACTTCGGGAACGCAGCTTTTCGGAATCGTTTTAATTGTCATTGGAGTTATTTTGGCTAACTTAGCGGGTAATCATTAA
- the rlmD gene encoding 23S rRNA (uracil(1939)-C(5))-methyltransferase RlmD, producing the protein MKIKAPVEKNQTYTVDITDLTYQGMGVAKIEHFPIFIADSIPGEQIQVKITKVQKNFAFGRVEKVLVESPDRVAGNDATYTQTGIAPLQHIAYPAQLKFKQTQIKNLLQKSHLEQIEVAETVGMENPTGYRNKAQVPVRKIKGQLATGFFKRGSHDLVPIEDFYIQDPVIDQVILQVRDILREYQIEPYDEINQRGVVRNIMVRRGRRSGEIMVVLITHTSSVPHLDEIAAAIHQIDGVVSVIQNINPKQTNVIMGKEDRLLAGESVIHDELLGQKFIISAHSFYQVNPVQTEKLYQLAIEKAGLTGKETVLDVYSGIGTISLAMAQAAKKVYGVEIVKEAVQDAKVNAVQNQAKNVKFVVGKAEDQMAKWQAEGMQPDVVVVDPPRKGLDESVIDATVAMAPKRVVYVSCNPATLVRDIDRFQAQGYKVDQPITPVDQFPQTPHVESVTVMSRS; encoded by the coding sequence ATGAAAATTAAAGCACCAGTAGAAAAGAACCAAACGTATACGGTCGACATTACCGACTTAACTTATCAAGGGATGGGCGTAGCTAAAATCGAGCATTTTCCAATTTTCATTGCCGACAGCATCCCAGGCGAACAAATTCAAGTCAAAATCACTAAAGTGCAGAAAAATTTTGCATTTGGCCGGGTGGAAAAGGTTCTAGTAGAAAGCCCCGACCGAGTCGCGGGAAACGATGCTACGTATACGCAAACGGGAATCGCGCCCTTGCAACACATTGCGTACCCCGCGCAATTAAAATTTAAGCAAACTCAAATTAAGAATCTGCTACAAAAGTCTCACTTGGAACAAATTGAAGTTGCGGAGACGGTCGGGATGGAAAATCCAACGGGATACCGAAATAAAGCGCAGGTTCCGGTTCGAAAGATTAAGGGACAGTTAGCGACCGGCTTTTTCAAGCGTGGCTCACATGATTTAGTGCCGATTGAAGATTTTTACATTCAAGACCCGGTAATTGACCAAGTAATCCTCCAAGTTCGGGACATTTTACGCGAGTACCAAATTGAACCCTACGACGAAATTAACCAACGCGGCGTAGTACGGAATATCATGGTCCGTCGGGGCCGGCGTTCGGGTGAAATTATGGTGGTGTTGATCACCCACACCAGCTCAGTTCCGCATTTAGACGAAATTGCTGCAGCTATTCATCAAATTGATGGGGTAGTTAGCGTAATTCAAAATATTAACCCTAAGCAGACTAACGTTATTATGGGGAAGGAAGATCGCCTGTTAGCTGGTGAATCAGTCATTCATGACGAACTGTTGGGGCAAAAATTCATCATTTCAGCACATTCCTTCTACCAGGTTAACCCGGTGCAAACCGAGAAGCTCTATCAGCTAGCAATTGAAAAAGCCGGCTTAACTGGTAAAGAAACGGTCTTGGACGTTTATAGTGGAATTGGAACGATTTCCCTAGCGATGGCACAAGCCGCCAAGAAAGTTTACGGAGTCGAAATTGTTAAGGAAGCCGTCCAGGACGCGAAGGTTAACGCCGTTCAAAACCAAGCTAAGAACGTTAAGTTTGTAGTCGGCAAGGCGGAAGACCAAATGGCGAAGTGGCAAGCTGAAGGGATGCAACCAGACGTTGTGGTAGTGGATCCGCCACGCAAAGGCCTTGACGAAAGTGTGATTGACGCAACCGTGGCAATGGCTCCTAAACGGGTGGTTTACGTCAGCTGTAATCCGGCAACGCTGGTCCGGGACATCGACCGGTTCCAAGCTCAAGGCTACAAGGTGGATCAACCAATCACGCCGGTGGACCAGTTCCCGCAGACGCCGCATGTTGAGAGCGTCACAGTAATGTCGAGGAGTTAG
- a CDS encoding diacylglycerol kinase, giving the protein MRKRARIIYNPTSGREMIKQHLVEILAVFEKAGYETSAFATTPEPNSAKNEAHRAAKDGFDLVVAAGGDGTINEVVNGIAPLHRRPKLAIIPAGTTNDYARALRIPREDPVAAAKVVLQNQRMKMDIGKAGDNYFINIAAGGLLTELTYDVPSNLKSIFGYLAYIVKGAEMLPRVKPVEMDIEYDGEHFHGQASMFFLALTNSIGGFEQIVPDASLDDGKFTMIIVKSSSLPDLLHLMVKALNGKHVDDPRIIYRKARKVVVNPVNERVMVNLDGEYGGDAPMVFKNLKRHIDMFTNLDSVPVSEPEDDEYRQVEEQFVAEVQNLPQDGNQE; this is encoded by the coding sequence ATGCGAAAACGTGCGCGAATTATATATAACCCGACGTCGGGTCGGGAAATGATCAAGCAGCATTTAGTTGAAATTCTGGCGGTATTTGAGAAGGCGGGATATGAGACCAGTGCATTTGCAACAACTCCGGAACCTAATTCTGCCAAAAACGAAGCGCACCGAGCTGCTAAAGATGGTTTTGACTTAGTCGTGGCCGCGGGCGGCGACGGGACCATTAACGAAGTGGTTAACGGAATTGCTCCGCTCCACCGGCGTCCTAAATTAGCAATCATCCCTGCTGGAACCACCAACGACTACGCTCGGGCTTTGCGGATTCCGCGTGAAGATCCGGTGGCGGCCGCAAAAGTAGTGCTCCAAAACCAACGGATGAAGATGGACATTGGTAAAGCCGGTGATAACTACTTTATTAATATCGCAGCGGGTGGTTTGCTGACCGAATTGACCTACGACGTGCCATCTAACTTGAAGAGTATTTTTGGATACTTAGCTTACATTGTGAAGGGTGCAGAAATGTTGCCCCGGGTGAAGCCGGTCGAGATGGATATTGAGTACGACGGAGAACATTTCCATGGACAAGCTTCCATGTTCTTCTTGGCGTTAACCAATTCAATTGGGGGCTTTGAACAAATTGTGCCCGATGCTTCATTAGATGACGGGAAATTCACCATGATCATCGTGAAATCTAGCAGTTTGCCTGACCTGTTACACTTGATGGTCAAGGCGCTTAACGGCAAGCACGTTGACGACCCGCGGATTATTTACCGGAAGGCGCGCAAAGTGGTCGTTAATCCGGTTAATGAACGGGTCATGGTCAACCTAGATGGCGAATATGGTGGCGACGCCCCGATGGTTTTTAAGAACCTGAAACGGCATATCGACATGTTTACTAATTTAGATAGCGTCCCGGTCAGCGAACCGGAAGACGATGAATATCGTCAAGTTGAAGAACAATTTGTTGCTGAAGTTCAAAACTTACCACAGGATGGCAATCAGGAGTGA
- the gatB gene encoding Asp-tRNA(Asn)/Glu-tRNA(Gln) amidotransferase subunit GatB — translation MNFKTTIGLEVHIELKTNSKIFSPSPVEFGDQPNENTNVIDWGYPGVLPQTNKGVVEAGMMAAKALHANIARTQHFDRKNYFYPDNPKAYQITQADTPIGTDGWIEIEVDGKKKKVGIAEMHIEEDAGKNTHNPNGYSYVDLNRQGTPLIEIVSKPDIESPDEAYAYLEALRQRIQFTGISDVKMEEGSMRVDVNISIRPEGSNTYGTKAELKNINSFNFVRKGLAYEEKRQQKILLSGGEVRPETRRYDEATGQTILMRVKEGADDYRYFPEPDLPSITISDEWIKSVEDKMPEMPGKRRARYVNELGLSDYDAMVLTQTKEMSDFFEAAIAFDADPKLVANYLMGDVNAYLNDQKVDLQDTKITPEHLASMVKMISDETISSKIAKKVFKAITKGEEPVSWVKEKGLVQLSDPAVLKPIITQVVDDNEQSVIDFKNGKDRAVGFLVGQIMKQTKGQANPKVVNKILMQELNAR, via the coding sequence ATGAATTTTAAAACCACTATCGGACTTGAAGTCCACATTGAATTAAAAACTAATTCCAAAATATTTAGTCCTTCACCCGTAGAATTTGGGGATCAGCCGAACGAAAATACTAACGTAATTGACTGGGGATATCCCGGCGTTTTGCCCCAAACTAACAAAGGGGTAGTGGAAGCTGGAATGATGGCTGCCAAGGCATTGCATGCTAACATTGCCCGGACCCAGCATTTTGACCGGAAGAATTACTTCTACCCGGATAATCCCAAGGCTTACCAAATTACCCAAGCGGATACGCCCATTGGAACGGACGGCTGGATTGAAATCGAAGTAGACGGCAAGAAGAAAAAAGTCGGAATTGCCGAAATGCATATCGAAGAAGATGCCGGTAAAAATACCCATAATCCTAACGGATACTCCTACGTTGATTTGAACCGGCAGGGAACCCCGCTAATTGAAATTGTTTCTAAACCAGATATCGAATCACCAGATGAAGCTTACGCATATTTGGAAGCACTCCGGCAACGGATTCAGTTTACTGGGATTTCAGACGTGAAGATGGAAGAAGGTTCCATGCGGGTGGACGTTAACATTTCCATCCGTCCGGAAGGCTCAAATACTTATGGTACCAAGGCCGAATTGAAGAATATCAACTCCTTTAACTTCGTCCGGAAGGGGTTGGCTTACGAAGAAAAGCGGCAACAAAAGATTTTGCTATCTGGTGGGGAAGTGCGTCCAGAAACACGGCGCTACGATGAAGCCACTGGGCAAACCATCTTAATGCGGGTTAAGGAAGGTGCGGACGATTACCGCTACTTCCCTGAACCAGATTTACCAAGTATTACCATCAGCGACGAATGGATCAAGAGCGTGGAAGACAAGATGCCTGAAATGCCTGGTAAGCGGCGGGCCCGTTACGTTAACGAACTGGGCTTGAGTGACTACGATGCCATGGTACTTACCCAAACAAAGGAAATGTCCGACTTCTTTGAAGCAGCGATTGCCTTTGATGCGGACCCTAAGTTGGTTGCTAACTACTTAATGGGTGACGTGAACGCCTACTTGAACGATCAAAAAGTTGACTTACAAGATACGAAGATTACTCCAGAACACCTTGCTAGCATGGTTAAGATGATCAGTGACGAAACCATTTCTTCGAAGATTGCTAAAAAAGTCTTCAAGGCGATTACTAAGGGTGAAGAACCAGTTAGCTGGGTAAAGGAAAAGGGCTTGGTACAACTTTCTGATCCAGCAGTTTTGAAGCCAATCATTACGCAAGTAGTTGATGATAACGAACAATCGGTAATTGACTTTAAGAACGGAAAAGACCGGGCCGTTGGTTTCTTAGTGGGCCAAATTATGAAACAAACTAAGGGACAGGCGAACCCGAAGGTGGTAAACAAAATCTTAATGCAAGAGCTCAACGCTCGTTAG